The following are encoded in a window of Trueperaceae bacterium genomic DNA:
- a CDS encoding WHG domain-containing protein produces MARPAGGRALTRDAVVDAAAALVDERGPDGLTLSELAKRLGVRSPSLYNHVDGVEGLQRELRLRALADLREALARAALGRSGRDALAATCRAYRSFVVEHPGLFALTTRSTEGPDAEVRAAGADTVRIVLAVLRGYGLDGDDAVHATRMLRSTLHGFAALESSGGFGLALSVDDSFELTVELLHQALLALAGTRNSRHPATPTPA; encoded by the coding sequence GTGGCTAGGCCGGCCGGGGGACGCGCCCTCACGCGCGACGCCGTGGTCGATGCCGCCGCCGCGCTCGTCGACGAGCGTGGGCCCGACGGACTGACGCTGTCCGAACTGGCCAAGCGGCTCGGGGTCAGGTCGCCGTCGCTCTACAACCACGTCGACGGGGTAGAGGGCCTGCAGCGCGAGCTCCGCCTGCGGGCGCTCGCCGACCTGCGGGAGGCGCTCGCCCGGGCCGCTCTGGGTCGGTCGGGCCGCGACGCCCTCGCCGCGACGTGCCGGGCCTACCGCTCCTTCGTGGTCGAGCACCCCGGCCTCTTCGCCCTCACGACCCGCTCGACCGAGGGGCCTGACGCCGAGGTGCGTGCGGCCGGGGCGGACACCGTGCGGATCGTCCTGGCCGTGCTGCGCGGGTACGGCCTCGACGGCGACGACGCCGTCCACGCCACGCGGATGCTGCGCTCGACTCTCCACGGCTTCGCCGCGCTGGAGAGCTCCGGCGGGTTCGGCCTCGCGCTGTCCGTCGACGACAGCTTCGAGTTGACCGTGGAGCTCCTCCACCAGGCCCTCCTCGCCCTCGCCGGAACGAGGAACTCGCGACATCCCGCGACCCCGACCCCTGCCTAG
- a CDS encoding alpha/beta hydrolase translates to MLTTEARAPATGVAFTAPQTRFLELEEGRIAYDVVGDGPLVVMLPGLGDLRQEYRLLAPLVARAGYRAATGDLRGHGESSVGWPGYDSETVGRDLLALIDHLGGPAFVIGNSFSAAAAVWAAAERPSAIAGLALLGPFVRPQRTSAAMALALRLMLSGPWRVRAWAAYHATLFKSGKPADYAAYSAALRRNLSEPGRFEAVRALTFRSDEEVEARLARVVAPAVVVMGGADPDFPEPEREAREVAEALKGRYVMLPGVGHYPQAEAPQATLDALLPTLREAFAGEGQRG, encoded by the coding sequence ATGTTAACCACCGAGGCTCGCGCGCCCGCCACCGGCGTCGCGTTCACCGCCCCACAGACGCGCTTCCTGGAACTCGAGGAAGGGCGCATCGCCTACGACGTCGTGGGCGACGGCCCGCTCGTGGTCATGCTCCCCGGCCTCGGGGACCTCAGGCAGGAGTACCGGCTCCTCGCTCCGCTGGTCGCCCGCGCCGGCTACCGCGCGGCCACGGGCGACCTGCGCGGCCACGGCGAGTCGAGCGTCGGCTGGCCCGGCTACGACTCCGAGACGGTGGGCCGGGACCTGCTGGCGCTGATCGACCACCTCGGCGGCCCCGCCTTCGTGATCGGCAACTCGTTCTCCGCGGCCGCGGCGGTGTGGGCGGCTGCCGAGAGGCCCTCGGCGATCGCCGGCCTCGCGCTGCTGGGCCCGTTCGTGAGACCCCAGAGGACGAGCGCCGCCATGGCGTTGGCGCTCAGGCTGATGCTGAGCGGTCCGTGGCGGGTGCGGGCCTGGGCGGCGTACCACGCGACGCTCTTCAAGTCGGGCAAGCCCGCCGACTACGCCGCCTACAGCGCAGCGCTGCGCCGCAACCTCTCCGAGCCGGGGCGGTTCGAGGCCGTGAGGGCACTGACGTTCCGCTCCGACGAGGAGGTGGAGGCACGGCTCGCGCGCGTGGTCGCGCCGGCGGTCGTCGTCATGGGCGGTGCAGACCCCGACTTCCCCGAACCGGAGCGCGAGGCCCGCGAGGTCGCCGAGGCGCTGAAGGGCCGGTACGTGATGCTCCCGGGCGTCGGGCACTACCCGCAGGCCGAGGCGCCGCAGGCGACGCTCGACGCGCTGCTGCCGACCCTCCGCGAGGCCTTCGCCGGCGAGGGCCAACGTGGCTAG
- a CDS encoding DUF2568 domain-containing protein, translated as MSGLQALNLGLRFLLELAALAAVAYWALRTQTGAPRVVLAVAAPVALAVVWGLFAAPKAPLKGGLGFQLAVEALVFGAATAALFLAGRPVWGVAYAALVVLNRVLVIAWRQ; from the coding sequence GTGAGCGGTCTTCAGGCGCTGAACCTCGGGCTGCGGTTCCTGCTCGAGCTCGCCGCGCTCGCCGCGGTGGCCTACTGGGCCCTGCGCACCCAGACCGGGGCCCCGAGGGTCGTGCTGGCCGTCGCTGCGCCCGTCGCCCTGGCGGTCGTCTGGGGCCTGTTCGCCGCGCCCAAGGCGCCGCTCAAGGGAGGGCTGGGGTTCCAGCTCGCCGTAGAGGCTCTCGTCTTCGGCGCCGCCACGGCCGCCCTGTTCCTGGCCGGGCGACCGGTCTGGGGCGTCGCCTACGCCGCGCTCGTGGTGCTGAACCGCGTGCTGGTGATCGCGTGGCGGCAGTAG
- a CDS encoding prolyl oligopeptidase family serine peptidase, whose product MSEAKVAGPPATERRPVTDVLHGREIVDDYRWLEGENSDPDRMGLVTPEVAAWTDAQNAYTRAVLDALPRRREVEDRLRPLLQIGTVSAPIQRGGRYFYTRREGDQKQARVYFREGLRGEERLLIDPEAIDPTGLTTVSWLSPSPDGRQLAYGTFSAGDENTRLELLDVDSGAKLPLEIHNKVRPPQWLPDGSGFVYWNLADPNDHYTGRVMFHARPAQPQAADDSSADRVIFRQLTKEEDERLATTWGPNGFLSRDGRWLLLSYFVDTRSNDLWLADFEAFRRTGVLERREVSVGTPGQGFGSVVPGPDGDVLVLHTYKHAPRGRVVIAPVSDPGEASWRDLVPEPEEGSIETAGLAEGHVVVTYLERAVSRVVVYDLTGRRVGEVPLPAMGTAVVATNRSSTEAFLTFTSFAHPPAVYRFDVRDPGGTFELWERPEAPVDPDAVEVKQVEYASKDGTVVTMFVVHRKGLEPAGDAPTILYGYGGFGVSMAPAFSPTLVQWFEAGGVYALPNLRGGGEYGDAWHEAGTLGRKQSVFDDFIAAAEWLIAHGYTRPERLAIAGGSNGGLLTGAALTQRPDLFAAALVAVPLLDMLRYQHFLMARYWVPEYGSAEDPEQFEWLIAYSPYHRVRDGVRYPAVLLTAGENDTRVHAMHARKMAARLQAATASDPVEDPVLLWVDRSAGHGQGKPLDLILRDAVDQRMFVMWQLGMLDAHPRRPSGP is encoded by the coding sequence ATGAGCGAAGCGAAGGTAGCCGGACCGCCGGCAACGGAGAGACGGCCCGTCACCGACGTCCTGCACGGGCGCGAGATCGTCGACGACTATCGCTGGCTGGAGGGCGAAAACTCCGACCCCGACCGGATGGGGCTCGTCACGCCGGAGGTGGCGGCATGGACGGATGCCCAGAACGCCTACACCCGAGCCGTGCTCGACGCCCTCCCGAGACGCCGCGAGGTGGAAGATCGCCTCAGGCCGCTGCTGCAGATCGGCACGGTCTCCGCGCCCATCCAGCGCGGGGGGCGCTACTTCTACACCAGGAGGGAGGGAGACCAGAAGCAGGCGAGGGTCTACTTCCGCGAGGGCCTCAGGGGCGAGGAGCGCCTGCTCATCGACCCGGAGGCGATCGACCCGACGGGCCTCACGACGGTGTCGTGGCTCTCCCCCAGCCCCGACGGCCGCCAGCTCGCCTACGGCACGTTCTCGGCCGGCGACGAGAACACCAGGCTCGAGCTCCTCGACGTCGACTCCGGCGCGAAGCTGCCCCTCGAGATACACAACAAGGTCAGGCCGCCGCAGTGGCTGCCGGACGGCTCCGGCTTCGTCTACTGGAACCTCGCCGACCCGAACGACCACTACACGGGCCGCGTGATGTTCCACGCCCGGCCGGCCCAGCCGCAGGCCGCTGACGACAGCTCCGCCGACCGGGTGATCTTCCGCCAGCTCACCAAGGAGGAGGACGAGAGGCTCGCGACGACGTGGGGTCCGAACGGCTTCCTGTCGCGCGACGGACGTTGGTTGCTCCTCTCCTACTTCGTCGACACGCGCTCCAACGACCTGTGGCTCGCGGACTTCGAGGCGTTCCGGCGGACGGGCGTGCTCGAGCGCAGGGAGGTCAGCGTCGGCACGCCGGGGCAGGGGTTCGGCTCGGTGGTGCCGGGTCCTGACGGCGACGTGCTCGTGCTCCACACGTACAAGCACGCCCCGCGTGGCCGCGTCGTCATCGCCCCCGTCTCGGACCCCGGCGAGGCGAGCTGGCGCGACCTGGTGCCGGAGCCGGAGGAGGGGAGCATCGAGACCGCCGGACTGGCCGAGGGGCACGTCGTCGTCACGTACCTCGAGCGCGCGGTGAGCCGCGTCGTCGTCTACGACCTGACCGGGAGGCGGGTCGGCGAGGTGCCGCTGCCGGCCATGGGCACCGCCGTGGTGGCGACGAACCGGAGCTCTACCGAGGCGTTCCTGACGTTCACGAGCTTCGCCCACCCGCCGGCCGTCTACCGCTTCGACGTCCGCGACCCCGGGGGCACGTTCGAGCTGTGGGAGAGGCCCGAGGCGCCCGTCGACCCCGACGCCGTGGAGGTGAAGCAGGTCGAGTACGCCTCGAAGGACGGCACCGTGGTCACGATGTTCGTGGTCCACCGCAAGGGCCTCGAGCCCGCGGGCGACGCGCCGACGATCCTCTACGGCTACGGCGGCTTCGGCGTCAGCATGGCTCCGGCGTTCTCGCCCACGCTGGTCCAGTGGTTCGAGGCAGGCGGCGTCTACGCGCTCCCGAACCTGCGCGGCGGCGGCGAGTACGGCGACGCCTGGCACGAGGCCGGCACCCTGGGCCGCAAGCAGAGCGTCTTCGACGACTTCATCGCCGCCGCCGAGTGGCTGATCGCGCACGGATACACGCGGCCGGAGCGCCTCGCCATCGCCGGCGGCTCGAACGGCGGGCTGCTCACCGGGGCGGCGCTCACGCAGCGTCCCGACCTGTTCGCCGCGGCGCTCGTCGCCGTGCCGCTCCTCGACATGCTGCGCTACCAGCATTTCCTGATGGCGCGCTACTGGGTGCCGGAGTACGGGTCCGCGGAGGACCCGGAGCAGTTCGAGTGGCTCATCGCCTACTCGCCCTACCACCGCGTGCGGGACGGCGTGCGCTACCCCGCCGTGCTGCTCACGGCCGGCGAGAACGACACGCGCGTGCACGCCATGCACGCCCGCAAGATGGCCGCCCGGCTGCAGGCCGCCACGGCCAGCGACCCGGTGGAGGACCCGGTGCTGCTGTGGGTCGACCGCTCGGCGGGCCACGGCCAGGGCAAGCCGCTCGACCTGATACTGCGCGACGCCGTCGACCAGCGCATGTTCGTGATGTGGCAGCTGGGGATGCTCGACGCGCACCCGCGGCGGCCGTCCGGCCCGTGA